The region GAGTCACGGACACCGAAGAGACATAGCATGAATGATAGTCATACGCGGCCGAGAGTCAgattatacaaattaaatatacaaatcaTTGTTAATTCTATGTATTATAAACTTATATATAAtagattatattaatatttttttcttgaaatacAAATAGACATTACTATTTTATCAGAAATATTGcaatttatgtccatataaatatgtcaattatcaatgttcttcatgaattattagtagtgtaaattAAATgtgtccctcaattttcaaaacgtgacaCGTATTACTCTTCCCATAAactattagtggtgtaaatgtggtTATTCGCCGTTTTTCCTGTTTGAAGATCATGTTTTGTTCCTCTATTTTTCTTTCGTTGTTTGTTCTTTTTCTGCCGAGAATAatgtttctccttcttcctaTTGATGAGTGGTAATGTATACcacgttttaaaaattgaaatgtaacATTTATAccagtaatttttttctttagtgacattgataattaacGTGACAGGCGTAACAATTTtcagtgacattgataattaacGTGACAGGCATAACAATTTTcaatgacattgataattaatGTGACAGGCATAATAATTTTCAGTGACACTAATAATTAACTGTGATAGGTATAacatttttttctaattataatcattgtttaaaataaaataaaataacggaCACGAAGGACACACAGCATTAGCGAAAGCCGTCATACGCTGCGTAGAGCCCTAAAGCTTTAACCGCCAAGGCGCCGACCCTACCCAAAAAGTCATTACTTTATTcaactaatatgtatggaaaatGCGTGTGGCGGTTtctcttcaattctttttttccaAGTAATCTCTAATCCTACTCCCATTCCTAGTCGTATTCGGATTCAATTCAAATCCTTAAacctatatatacacatcaaaaTTTAAATACCGATCACTTTCGCTAATTCCTCTGTTCCATCGAAGAATATTTATAAATCCGCCATTAAATCCGGCGAGAATGGAGAACAGAGCGCCGCAGAGGAAACTGAAAATCGTCGCTAAAACTCAGCCTTTGTTAGCTCCGACGACACTGAAAAGATGCTCGGAGGTCGAGGACGAGGTCGAGGAAGAGCATTCGTGCACGGGAAGTTCAAGCTCCGTGACGGATCATTATCATGAACAGAGGAATTGCAGGTTGATCGGAGTGGAAGAAGGGAATAGGGAGCATCAGATTATGGAACAGAAGCTTGTGTTGGGTTTGAGGGGCGTGGGGATGCACGCGGCGATAGAATCGATTGAGAAGAATGAGTTTTCGAGTTCGGTAATGAGGAAGGCGAAGCTTCAGGCTTTTGGCCTTTTTGCGAAAGCGGTGGAAGAGAAGTCTGGTTTTGGGAATGGGAATATGCAGTTTGCTTGGCTGGGAGCGTCTAAGAAGGAACTCACTTCAATCCTTCAGCACGGATTTGATCCTTCGATGAACAAGGATGGAAGCTTTGGCCATGGAGTTTATCTCTGTCCTGATCATTTCCCTCTTGGATGGTAattatttccacactttatagTGTTTTTTCCTTGAACCTGTTCTTATCCGAATACTATTCGAGGATGTATATTAAATAAACTTGTTTTTGTGATTCTGGTCGATAAAAATAGATAAACTAGCTTAGATCGTTCCagactcaaattaagaaggttaAGAGTATCTCTAAGAGgaaaattttacataatttttgtagCTTTTAGATCTAGGTGAAAGAGAAAGAAAGTTGGACAGAGAGTGTTCAACTCCTCTAACAAAACTAAAGTTCTTTGTGGTCTCACATGAGAGAGTGGCAGAAGGCTATTGCCATTGTGCGCGTTGGGCACACATTCAATGCACCGACAGCGGGTGCGGTGCAGCTATTTCCTTCCAAACATCTTCTTCTCTTAgtgcaaatttttttaaaaattacaactatTAGAAATGCTCTAATAGGCCACTCCTTTTAATAgttgaatttataattttgtagtTAGGCCACTCCTCTTAATAgttgaatttataattttgtagtTACCAAATCTACACTTGACCAATTTGATTAGTATTGTGTCAGCTTATTTTGCTTCTGtacacacttttttttatttttttactcacAATTATCACCCAAGAATGTGTACTAGATAAACTCATCCTTGTGGCCAACAAAGAAAGTAAACTAGCTAAGTTGTCTATAATTGACCtcttcaaatcaagaaggtccATCAATAAACTTTCACAAAAGTGAAAGTTATAACTTTATAGTTACCAAATATATAGTATAATCAACCTATTTAAGATTATTTCCACTTTTTACTTTCTTATGCACAGATTATTTCCACTTTTTACTTTCTTATGcacacactacaagaaaaaaaaaaaacaaatggggCCATACTATTTGTGTTGAGTTTTAACGTTTTGGAGCAATGTTTGTGTGTGTTTCAGTTTGAATTCAACTATGGCGGATGAAAATGGGATGCGGCATGTGTTGTATTGCAGGGTGATTTTGGGGAAGACGGAATTGGTGCGCCCCGGTTCGACACAATGGCA is a window of Ipomoea triloba cultivar NCNSP0323 chromosome 11, ASM357664v1 DNA encoding:
- the LOC115997227 gene encoding probable inactive poly [ADP-ribose] polymerase SRO5; its protein translation is MENRAPQRKLKIVAKTQPLLAPTTLKRCSEVEDEVEEEHSCTGSSSSVTDHYHEQRNCRLIGVEEGNREHQIMEQKLVLGLRGVGMHAAIESIEKNEFSSSVMRKAKLQAFGLFAKAVEEKSGFGNGNMQFAWLGASKKELTSILQHGFDPSMNKDGSFGHGVYLCPDHFPLGCLNSTMADENGMRHVLYCRVILGKTELVRPGSTQWHPSSQEFDCGVDDLFFPKKYIVWSTNINTHILPLYIISFTISSLNAHNFSGVQRNTVSPKKPNSPRITFPSLVAELEKILPPQIMQSITTYVKDHREGKITRLEMVKRLRRLAGDELIIKIVKAQKDMETNTSLGNKTGVRRNS